The region AGCGTAACTCACCGGGTGGTGACCTCGCATCCGTCGGCCGTGACGATCAGGGTATGCTCCGCCTGCGAGACGAACGACCCCGGCACATCGTGCAGCACCGGGAAGGGATGAAGGATTCCGGACCGTACAAGGGTCGCAAGCCCGATCTCGACTTTGTCGCCCGGGACCCAGCGGCGGGAGAAGGGGAGACCCCTCCGCGGCCGGGCCGTCTCGAGGACCCGCTTCGCCGACGGCAGGCGGGCGGGGCGGGCCGCGATCTGCTGGTAGATCTCTACGCGCGTCGCCTCGCTGATCCTCCCCGACCCCGTGGTGGCGAAGGGCTCGATCGCGAAGACCATCCCCTCCTCGATGAAGGCCCCGCCGACCATGGCGATGTTCGGAATGGTGGGTTTCGTGTGGAGGTCGTAACGGTCTAGGCCGTGCCCGGTGAGGTTTGCGACCGGTTTGTAGCCGCTCTCCTCGATCTTCGCCTGGATGACCGCCCCAAGCTCTCCGGCGGTGATCCCCGGGCGGACGGTGGCGATCGCCGCCTCGAGGGCCGCCCGGGACGCCTCGACGAGTTCCGCATGGTCGCCGAGGTCGACGGTCATGGCTGTGTCGGCGATGTAGCCGTCGACCTGCACCCCGAGGTCGACCTTGACGAGGTCGCCCCGGGAAAACGTCCGCTCGTCCCCGGGCATGGCGGTGTCGTGGGCCGCGGCTTCGTTTAGGGAGACGTTGAGGGGGAAGGCGAGCTGCGCCCCCTCATCGATCACCATCGCTTCCGTCTCTTCAACCATCTCGAGGAGGCTTGCCCCCTCCTTCACGAGCCCCGCACCCCGGCGGAGCACCTTCCGTGCCAGCGCCCCTGCTTTCCGGTAGGCGTCGTAGACTTCGTCGTCCATGATCATATGGTTAGCCCTTCCCCGTATTGGGTGAACCGGTCAAACCCGGTCCCGGTCACCGCGCCCATATCCTCGAGGCGGACACCGCCGATCCCGGGGTAGTAGAGCCCGGGCTCGACGGTGACGACGTTTCCGGCGACGAGTTCCCCTCCCTGCGGTCCGAGCGACGGTTCTTCGTGGACCTCGAGCCCGACGCCGTGGCCGAGGCTGTGGGTGAACCCCCGCGTGTTGCTCTCGTAGCCGCGTTCGCCGAAGAGGTCCACCACCGCACGATAGAGGTCGGCACCGACGGCGCCGGCCTTGACCATCGATGCGCCGAGGATCTTTGCGTCTCTGACGGCCTCGTACATCTCCCGGATCGCTGGCGACGGCTCGCCTTTCACCACTGTCCGGGTCATGTCGGCGTGGTAGCCGGTCAGTTCGTCCTGCGGGAAGACGTCGATGACGATCGGTTCGTTCTCCAGGAGCGGCCCGGTGCCGAGGTTGTGCGGGAGGGCGGTATCGGGGCCGCAGGAGACGATGGTGTCTATCCCCCGGCACCCGTGGGCGAGGAGGAAGGCGTGCATCTCCGCCCGGACTGCTTCCGAGGTGAGGGGCCGGCCGTCCCGGTGGAGGACGCCGCCTTTCGGGCTGGAGGACCGGATGAGCGCGATCCCCCGCTCCATCGCCGCCTCGGTGACCCGCTGCACCGAGCGTATCTGCTCGATCTCTTCAGGCGTCTTGACCGCCCGCATCCCCTCGACCGTCCCTTTGCTGTCGAGGAGGACCGGGTGGAACGACTCGAGTTCCCGGGCGAGGGCCAGGGGGAAGTTGGCCGGGACCAGCACGGGGCCGGCGGCAAGGTCGGCGAGCATGTGGGCGGTCGCCCGCCAGCGCGGCTCTCCGGCCTTGATGTAGTCGAGGTATCCGGCGTCGGCGCGGGTGACGACCGCCGCGATTGATTCTCGGACCGCCCGCTCGTGCTCCATCTGCGGAACGATCAGCATGCCGCGCTCACCGGGCTTTGCCACGTAGACCACGGGGTCGGTGGTGCGGAACCGGGTCAGGTAGAGCACGTTGGCATCTGCGGACGAACCGTAGGCAACGTATGCTGCTGCTCCGGCGTCCCGGATAGCAGAATCCAGTCCATTCATTTTATCAACTCTTCTGTTGAAACCACAAGTACTTTTACCACCGCGTTCAAGTATGAATAATG is a window of Methanoculleus sp. 7T DNA encoding:
- the map gene encoding type II methionyl aminopeptidase, whose protein sequence is MIMDDEVYDAYRKAGALARKVLRRGAGLVKEGASLLEMVEETEAMVIDEGAQLAFPLNVSLNEAAAHDTAMPGDERTFSRGDLVKVDLGVQVDGYIADTAMTVDLGDHAELVEASRAALEAAIATVRPGITAGELGAVIQAKIEESGYKPVANLTGHGLDRYDLHTKPTIPNIAMVGGAFIEEGMVFAIEPFATTGSGRISEATRVEIYQQIAARPARLPSAKRVLETARPRRGLPFSRRWVPGDKVEIGLATLVRSGILHPFPVLHDVPGSFVSQAEHTLIVTADGCEVTTR
- a CDS encoding M24 family metallopeptidase, with amino-acid sequence MNGLDSAIRDAGAAAYVAYGSSADANVLYLTRFRTTDPVVYVAKPGERGMLIVPQMEHERAVRESIAAVVTRADAGYLDYIKAGEPRWRATAHMLADLAAGPVLVPANFPLALARELESFHPVLLDSKGTVEGMRAVKTPEEIEQIRSVQRVTEAAMERGIALIRSSSPKGGVLHRDGRPLTSEAVRAEMHAFLLAHGCRGIDTIVSCGPDTALPHNLGTGPLLENEPIVIDVFPQDELTGYHADMTRTVVKGEPSPAIREMYEAVRDAKILGASMVKAGAVGADLYRAVVDLFGERGYESNTRGFTHSLGHGVGLEVHEEPSLGPQGGELVAGNVVTVEPGLYYPGIGGVRLEDMGAVTGTGFDRFTQYGEGLTI